Proteins from one Telopea speciosissima isolate NSW1024214 ecotype Mountain lineage chromosome 1, Tspe_v1, whole genome shotgun sequence genomic window:
- the LOC122659474 gene encoding uncharacterized protein LOC122659474, with translation MESAPEAQPLMNLVAALEHATLMAKQLPSTTDQSQILQVCSSFQNAHHHLGAFLSRFHSSQPLLAGDNFVSSAVGEDEPMQVGDDEEVEVEAEAEGEGEVEENSRTVNKVEERMRNFALRKKCRKRRLSPSSIVAAEQRPSYENGSVWEQPSFDPRESRLRSLDLVFQFHG, from the coding sequence ATGGAATCAGCACCAGAGGCTCAGCCATTGATGAACCTGGTTGCAGCACTGGAACACGCAACCCTAATGGCGAAGCAGCTCCCATCGACAACCGACCAATCTCAGATTCTCCAAGTTTGCTCCTCGTTTCAGAACGCTCACCATCATCTCGGTGCCTTCCTTTCCCGCTTCCACTCTTCCCAACCTCTCTTAGCCGGCGATAATTTTGTCTCTTCGGCCGTTGGAGAGGACGAGCCGATGCAGGTAGGAGACgatgaagaagtagaagtagaagcAGAAGccgaaggggaaggggaagtgGAAGAGAACTCAAGGACCGTCAACAAGGTGGAGGAAAGAATGAGGAACTTCGCCCTCCGGAAAAAGTGCCGCAAGCGCCGTCTCTCGCCTTCCTCCATCGTGGCGGCTGAGCAACGACCGTCCTATGAAAACGGTTCGGTTTGGGAGCAGCCATCGTTTGATCCGCGAGAGAGTCGTCTCCGATCTCTGGATCTTGTCTTCCAGTTCCATGGCTGA